CGCACCCAGGTGGTGGTCCATGCGCGTCCAGAACTCGGTGTGCCTCACCAACCCAACCCTAGTGCCGCGCGTCCTGGCCGGCCTGCACCCACCGCACGTCCCAGCGGTGGTGCACGAGGTCGTGCAGGTGGTAGCGGCCGAGGGTGTCGACGGTGAACACGCTGCCGTTGCTTCGTCGGCCCGGCCGGTCCCAGTCGTCGTCGCCGACCCGGTCGTACCAGCCGGCCGCCAGCTCGGCCGCCGCCACGAGGTCCGGTACGACGTCCGCGGCCCGCTGCTCGTCGTACCTGTCGGCGACGGCGGTCTCGTCCTGGTCCCAGTTCGCGAAGAGCGGGTCGTCCTGCGTGAGCATCTGCTCGAGCCGACCGGCGAAGACGCGGTTGACGTCGCGCACGTGGCAGCCGTACTCGGTCGGCGACCACACCGAGGGCTCGGGCCGGGTCCCGGAGCGCGGGTCGCCGAGGACCTCGGCCCAGAAGGCGGCGTTGTCGCGGACGGCGCGGCCCAGCGTCGTACGGTTCACGGCTGCGGCGTCGAAGCCGCAGTCGGGGCAGGACTCCTCGAGGACCCAGGTCCAGTCCTTGGTGTCGGGCTCGATCGCGGCGGCCTGCTCGGTGCTCATGGCGCCATTCTCCCGGCCCCGGGCCGGGCGGACGAGGGAGATCCCGCCATCCGCCGTCGATCCGCCGCCATCACACCTCGGCGGAGAAACCCACGCACCTCGGCGGAGAAACCCACGCACCTCGGCGGAGAAACCCTCACACCTCGCGGCGGAAGCGGGCGACGAGGTGGGCCCGGCGGGCGGACATGCGGGACCACACGGCCTGCTGGAAGGCGAGCGCGGCCCAGCCGGCGACGGCCATGCCGGAGATGTTGACGAGCAGCTGCAGCAGGCTCCCCCAGATTTCGTCGGGGACGCCGAAGGCCAGGCCGAGGGCGACATTGCCGGCGGCCGGGATCGTGGTGACGGAGATGAAGACGCCCGACAGGCCGCCGACCTTGGCCGAGGTGAGGGACAGCGCGCCGGCAGCGGCCGCGATGACGGCCACGATGAAGGACCACTTGTCCGGGGTGTAGATGAACGCGGTGCCCGGACGCGGTGCGGTGACCTGGTCCTCGGTGACCCAGCCGAGGCCGCGGGCGGCGAGCGCCGCGAGGGTGGCCATCGCGATCGCGACCGCGAAGCCGACGACGAGGGTCACGGCAGCGTGGCGCAGCAGGGCCGGGCGGCGTCGTACCAGCGCGAGGCCGAGGGCCGCGACGGGCAGGAACTCCGGGCCGAGCACCATCGCGCCGATCACGAGGATCTGCGAGTCCAGCACGATCGCGATGCTCGCGATCATCGTGGCGAGCGTCATGAAGGTGAGGAAGGTCCAGTTCAGCTCGGACTCGTCGAACGAGCGCTGGGTGACCTCGGCCCACACGACGGCGTCCGCCGACGAGCCGGGCGCCTGCTTCTCGGCCTCGAGCGCTGCCCGCGAGATCCAGGTCGCGACGGGGATGACGTGGATCGCGCCCTCGTGCTGCACGCCGATC
Above is a genomic segment from Nocardioides aromaticivorans containing:
- a CDS encoding DinB family protein, with translation MSTEQAAAIEPDTKDWTWVLEESCPDCGFDAAAVNRTTLGRAVRDNAAFWAEVLGDPRSGTRPEPSVWSPTEYGCHVRDVNRVFAGRLEQMLTQDDPLFANWDQDETAVADRYDEQRAADVVPDLVAAAELAAGWYDRVGDDDWDRPGRRSNGSVFTVDTLGRYHLHDLVHHRWDVRWVQAGQDARH
- a CDS encoding DUF389 domain-containing protein, producing MQHLRITSPHDLTPAVLDLLRQDPAVTALSYVPDAVLVPEGDLVEADLPREAVNEVVDALREIGVQHEGAIHVIPVATWISRAALEAEKQAPGSSADAVVWAEVTQRSFDESELNWTFLTFMTLATMIASIAIVLDSQILVIGAMVLGPEFLPVAALGLALVRRRPALLRHAAVTLVVGFAVAIAMATLAALAARGLGWVTEDQVTAPRPGTAFIYTPDKWSFIVAVIAAAAGALSLTSAKVGGLSGVFISVTTIPAAGNVALGLAFGVPDEIWGSLLQLLVNISGMAVAGWAALAFQQAVWSRMSARRAHLVARFRREV